A window from Aquabacterium sp. NJ1 encodes these proteins:
- a CDS encoding M48 family metallopeptidase gives MPSRSHRKSGESAAGTLGGAQGGVARPGVQTLVPVIRSAPPHLRYLSGYPPHLLQQVQQLIDEGKLADTLARRYPDRHEVKSDAALYEYVMDLKARYMRNADQISKVAYDNKLKVITQALGTHTAVSRVQGGKLKAKREIRVASLFREAAPEFLRMIVVHELAHLKEKAHDKAFYQLCTHMEPSYHQYEFDLRLYLVAQDLARVKPDAPEAPETNPAQP, from the coding sequence ATGCCGAGCAGATCGCACCGTAAATCAGGCGAGTCGGCCGCGGGCACGCTTGGTGGTGCTCAAGGTGGCGTAGCCCGGCCAGGCGTGCAGACACTGGTGCCGGTGATCCGCAGTGCGCCGCCGCATCTGCGTTATCTGAGCGGCTATCCACCGCACCTGCTGCAGCAAGTGCAGCAACTGATCGACGAAGGCAAGCTGGCCGACACGCTGGCGCGCCGCTACCCTGATCGGCACGAGGTCAAATCCGACGCGGCCTTGTACGAGTATGTGATGGACCTCAAGGCCCGCTACATGCGCAACGCCGACCAGATCAGCAAGGTGGCGTATGACAACAAGCTCAAGGTGATCACGCAGGCGCTGGGCACGCACACGGCGGTGTCACGCGTGCAGGGCGGCAAGCTCAAGGCCAAGCGCGAGATCCGCGTGGCCAGCCTGTTCCGCGAGGCGGCGCCGGAGTTCCTGCGCATGATCGTCGTGCACGAACTGGCGCACTTGAAAGAGAAGGCCCATGACAAGGCCTTCTACCAGCTGTGCACGCACATGGAGCCCAGCTACCACCAGTACGAATTCGACCTGCGCCTCTACCTTGTGGCGCAGGATCTGGCCCGGGTCAAGCCCGACGCGCCTGAGGCGCCTGAGACGAATCCGGCGCAGCCATGA
- a CDS encoding alpha/beta fold hydrolase — MSQTTPDTALFIHSTGMGPFMWKRLMGTVPEGMRSLAVVNRGYAPDDLMPAGTPFSMDMDLAHIRAQIPSDTNGLHLVAHSYGGLLALLLTLDKDLPIKSLWLYEPVMFGSLRLVQDELEGELGAEIRGMYGPDSVFTKAEQGGTDEWLEAFINYWNGPGAWSFMPDKVKAPMRAVGWKMSQEVSLIGTLPRHFEDFRVEQPLTLVHGEHTRLPAREMTHRLARVNDHALLETMPGLGHMSVVTDVDRVAPSLQAHWQRIMAAPDSSQAPQARRA; from the coding sequence ATGAGCCAGACCACGCCAGACACCGCCCTGTTCATCCACTCCACAGGCATGGGCCCCTTCATGTGGAAGCGCCTGATGGGCACCGTGCCCGAAGGCATGCGCAGCCTGGCGGTGGTGAACCGGGGTTATGCACCCGATGACCTGATGCCCGCCGGCACACCGTTTTCCATGGACATGGACCTGGCGCACATCCGCGCGCAGATCCCGTCGGATACGAATGGGCTGCATCTGGTGGCCCACTCGTATGGCGGCCTGCTCGCCCTGCTGCTGACGCTGGACAAGGACCTGCCCATCAAGTCACTGTGGCTGTACGAGCCCGTGATGTTCGGCTCGCTGCGCCTGGTGCAGGATGAACTCGAAGGCGAACTGGGTGCCGAAATACGTGGCATGTACGGGCCCGACAGCGTCTTCACCAAGGCCGAGCAAGGCGGTACGGACGAATGGCTGGAGGCCTTCATCAACTACTGGAACGGCCCGGGCGCCTGGTCTTTCATGCCCGACAAGGTCAAGGCGCCGATGCGGGCTGTCGGCTGGAAGATGTCTCAAGAGGTGAGCCTGATCGGTACCCTGCCGCGCCACTTCGAGGACTTCCGCGTCGAGCAGCCCTTGACGCTGGTCCATGGTGAACACACCCGCCTGCCCGCGCGTGAGATGACCCACCGCCTGGCCCGCGTGAACGACCACGCCTTGCTGGAGACCATGCCTGGCCTGGGTCACATGTCCGTGGTGACCGATGTGGACCGCGTGGCGCCCAGCCTGCAGGCCCACTGGCAGCGCATCATGGCTGCGCCGGATTCGTCTCAGGCGCCTCAGGCGCGTCGGGCTTGA
- a CDS encoding helix-turn-helix domain-containing protein, with amino-acid sequence MSCSIARTLELVGDWWTFLIVREAFFGSRKFGEFEKALGIAPNVLTQRLGKLVEGGILVVEATSASGKALSYRLSAKGRDLFPVLVAMLQWGDKHASAPKGPPVRIVARRTGEEIAPMVLRSANGEVLDVSEVMPVAGPGAGQAVRQRMAEIAEMAEVRRAGKG; translated from the coding sequence ATGAGCTGTTCCATTGCCCGCACGCTTGAGCTGGTGGGCGACTGGTGGACGTTTCTGATCGTGCGCGAGGCGTTTTTCGGCAGCCGCAAGTTCGGCGAATTCGAGAAGGCCCTGGGCATCGCGCCCAATGTGCTCACGCAGCGCCTGGGCAAGTTGGTGGAGGGCGGCATCCTGGTGGTCGAGGCCACCAGCGCCAGCGGCAAGGCCTTGTCCTACCGGCTCAGTGCCAAGGGTCGGGATCTGTTTCCGGTGCTGGTGGCCATGCTGCAATGGGGTGACAAGCACGCCAGCGCACCCAAGGGGCCACCGGTGCGCATCGTGGCGCGCCGCACGGGCGAGGAGATCGCGCCCATGGTGCTGCGCTCGGCCAACGGTGAGGTGCTGGATGTGTCCGAGGTGATGCCTGTGGCGGGGCCTGGGGCCGGGCAGGCGGTGCGCCAACGCATGGCAGAGATCGCCGAGATGGCCGAAGTGCGCCGAGCTGGCAAGGGCTGA
- a CDS encoding NAD-dependent epimerase/dehydratase family protein → MNVLLCGSSGFIGRNIAKALVTAGHRVMATRSPAGSADAQAIAVDFSRDTDPAIWLARLKGVDAVVNAVGVLRDTRQRPIQVVHTEVPKALYTACAQAGVRRVVHVSALGIEGSNTAYAQTKLAAERHLLGLTEQGLLDGVVLRPSVVFGANGDSSKLFVNLAQLPVLMLPQAMIRARIQPVAVGDLALAIARLLQESRSLKGILPCVGATPLSMADFIGSLRQQLGKGKALVMPLPGFMTTLSARIGDQIPALPFCTETLSLLEQDNVAPVQAFTEVLGRRPIGHQDLVKTSWH, encoded by the coding sequence ATGAACGTCCTGCTTTGCGGATCGTCCGGTTTCATCGGCCGCAACATCGCCAAGGCGCTGGTCACCGCCGGGCACCGGGTCATGGCCACGCGCTCGCCCGCCGGCTCTGCAGATGCCCAGGCCATCGCCGTCGATTTCAGCCGCGATACCGACCCGGCGATCTGGCTGGCCCGACTCAAAGGCGTGGACGCGGTGGTCAACGCCGTGGGCGTTTTGCGCGATACCCGCCAGCGGCCCATCCAGGTGGTGCACACCGAGGTGCCCAAGGCCTTGTACACGGCGTGTGCGCAGGCGGGCGTGCGGCGCGTGGTCCACGTCTCTGCGCTGGGCATCGAGGGCAGCAACACCGCCTATGCGCAGACCAAGCTGGCCGCTGAACGGCACCTGCTGGGCCTCACCGAACAGGGCCTGCTGGATGGCGTGGTGCTGCGGCCGAGTGTGGTGTTCGGTGCCAATGGTGACAGCAGCAAGCTGTTCGTGAATCTGGCTCAGTTGCCGGTGCTGATGCTGCCCCAAGCCATGATCCGTGCACGCATCCAGCCCGTTGCAGTGGGGGATCTGGCATTGGCCATCGCCCGGCTTCTGCAGGAGTCGCGTTCGCTGAAGGGTATCCTGCCCTGTGTGGGTGCCACGCCTTTGAGCATGGCCGACTTCATTGGCAGCCTGCGCCAGCAGCTGGGCAAAGGCAAGGCTTTGGTCATGCCCCTTCCCGGCTTCATGACCACGCTGAGCGCCCGCATTGGCGACCAGATCCCGGCCCTGCCCTTTTGCACGGAAACGCTGTCCCTGCTGGAGCAGGACAATGTCGCGCCCGTTCAGGCCTTCACCGAAGTCCTGGGCCGACGCCCCATCGGGCATCAGGATCTGGTCAAGACCTCATGGCATTGA